In Porites lutea chromosome 1, jaPorLute2.1, whole genome shotgun sequence, a single genomic region encodes these proteins:
- the LOC140954074 gene encoding integrase/recombinase xerD homolog isoform X1 — MTSASPAARPAIGEQVAPTYSSLPDQPTNRSKACQVKTAVLLGSSSSIADGKAVKETLEDVKAAASRTFGVLLCEKFWLSAFNSRADNTVINYCKSSCKFKAWCLQSTGEVSFLPATSFTVSLYLHHLLENSLGSSTIHGVFYAINWVHKLSGFENPNPCDNFLVRSIVEASSRAPRKPVRKAEPITPEILGLILQHYGESSNLLDIRFVCMCLLAYAGFFRISELLSIRRSNIVTEDLYHKIFVEVSKTNRYREGSWVYIAKTGNFTCPYTYLIKYLEAARIPSFSQNFIFRSLRYDKDLKGNVLSSKPLSASRAGEILKRKLKAIRLDPSKFSSHSFRSGGATSAANLNVPDRLFKVHGRWRSDSAKDGYVHDKVDSRLYVPLHIGI, encoded by the exons ATGACATCTGCTTCGCCTGCGGCAAGACCGGCCATTGGAGAGCAAGTTGCCCCAACTTATTCTTCACTCCCGGATCAACCTACAAACAGATCCAAAGCTTGTCAAGTAAAGACAGCGGTTCTTCTGGGCAGCAGTAGTTCCATTGCTGATGGTAAAGCAGTAAAAGAAACTCTTGAAG ATGTTAAAGCAGCTGCCAGTCGGACGTTTGGCGTTTTACTTTGTGAGAAGTTTTGGCTCTCTGCCTTTAATTCTCGAGCTGATAACACAgttattaattattgtaaatcatCATGTAAGTTTAAAGCGTGGTGCTTGCAGAGCACTGGGGAGGTTTCTTTTCTCCCAGCTACTTCCTTCACAGTTTCCTTGTATTTGCATCATTTATTAGAAAATTCGTTAGGTAGTTCCACCATTCACGGCGTTTTTTACGCTATTAACTGGGTACATAAGTTATCAGGATTTGAGAATCCCAATCCGTGTGACAACTTTCTCGTCAGGTCTATTGTTGAGGCTTCCAGTCGTGCTCCTCGTAAACCTGTTAGGAAGGCGGAGCCCATTACCCCAGAGATCCTTGGCTTAATTTTGCAGCATTATGGGGAAAGTAGTAACTTACTTGATATCAGGTTTGTCTGTATGTGTTTACTCGCATATGCTGGCTTTTTCCGCATTTCCGAGCTTTTAAGCATTAGGAGATCTAATATTGTAACTGAAGATCTCTATCATAAGATTTTCGTAGAAGTTAGCAAGACTAATAGGTACAGAGAGGGTTCCTGGGTTTATATTGCCAAGACTGGCAATTTTACTTGCCCTTATACATACCTTATTAAGTACTTAGAAGCTGCCAGGATTCCTTCTTTTTCtcagaatttcattttcagatCCTTACGGTACGACAAGGATTTGAAGGGCAATGTCTTGTCTTCAAAGCCCCTCAGTGCTAGCAGGGCGGGAGAAATTCTTAAGAGGAAGCTGAAAGCTATTAGATTAGACCCTTCTAAGTTTAGTAGTCACAGCTTTAGGTCCGGAGGAGCTACTTCCGCTGCTAATCTGAATGTTCCAGATCGGCTTTTCAAAGTTCACGGAAGGTGGAGGTCAGATTCAGCTAAAGACGGCTACGTCCACGATAAAGTCGACTCGCGTCTTTATGTTCCTTTGCACATTGGAAtttaa
- the LOC140954074 gene encoding uncharacterized protein isoform X2 encodes MTSASPAARPAIGEQVAPTYSSLPDQPTNRSKACQVKTAVLLGSSSSIADGKAVKETLEDVKAAASRTFGVLLCEKFWLSAFNSRADNTVINYCKSSCKFKAWCLQSTGEVSFLPATSFTVSLYLHHLLENSLGSSTIHGVFYAINWVHKLSGFENPNPCDNFLVRSIVEASSRAPRKPVRKAEPITPEILGLILQHYGESSNLLDIRSLRYDKDLKGNVLSSKPLSASRAGEILKRKLKAIRLDPSKFSSHSFRSGGATSAANLNVPDRLFKVHGRWRSDSAKDGYVHDKVDSRLYVPLHIGI; translated from the exons ATGACATCTGCTTCGCCTGCGGCAAGACCGGCCATTGGAGAGCAAGTTGCCCCAACTTATTCTTCACTCCCGGATCAACCTACAAACAGATCCAAAGCTTGTCAAGTAAAGACAGCGGTTCTTCTGGGCAGCAGTAGTTCCATTGCTGATGGTAAAGCAGTAAAAGAAACTCTTGAAG ATGTTAAAGCAGCTGCCAGTCGGACGTTTGGCGTTTTACTTTGTGAGAAGTTTTGGCTCTCTGCCTTTAATTCTCGAGCTGATAACACAgttattaattattgtaaatcatCATGTAAGTTTAAAGCGTGGTGCTTGCAGAGCACTGGGGAGGTTTCTTTTCTCCCAGCTACTTCCTTCACAGTTTCCTTGTATTTGCATCATTTATTAGAAAATTCGTTAGGTAGTTCCACCATTCACGGCGTTTTTTACGCTATTAACTGGGTACATAAGTTATCAGGATTTGAGAATCCCAATCCGTGTGACAACTTTCTCGTCAGGTCTATTGTTGAGGCTTCCAGTCGTGCTCCTCGTAAACCTGTTAGGAAGGCGGAGCCCATTACCCCAGAGATCCTTGGCTTAATTTTGCAGCATTATGGGGAAAGTAGTAACTTACTTGATATCAG atCCTTACGGTACGACAAGGATTTGAAGGGCAATGTCTTGTCTTCAAAGCCCCTCAGTGCTAGCAGGGCGGGAGAAATTCTTAAGAGGAAGCTGAAAGCTATTAGATTAGACCCTTCTAAGTTTAGTAGTCACAGCTTTAGGTCCGGAGGAGCTACTTCCGCTGCTAATCTGAATGTTCCAGATCGGCTTTTCAAAGTTCACGGAAGGTGGAGGTCAGATTCAGCTAAAGACGGCTACGTCCACGATAAAGTCGACTCGCGTCTTTATGTTCCTTTGCACATTGGAAtttaa